In Bacillus sp. Marseille-Q1617, a genomic segment contains:
- a CDS encoding ornithine--oxo-acid transaminase — MSVNTHSIIEQTEKYGAKNYHPLPIVISEAEGVWVKDPEGTKYMDMLSAYSAVNQGHRHPKIIQALKDQADRVTLTSRAFHNDQLAPWYEKICKLTGKDMALPMNTGAEAVETAIKTARRWAYDVKGVEVNKAEIIACNGNFHGRTMTAVSLSSEEEYKRGFGPMLPGINLINYGDLDALKEAITPNTAAFLIEPIQGEAGIVIPPEGFLKAAYELCKENNVLFIADEIQAGLARSGKMFACEWEGVDPDMYILGKALGGGVFPISCVVASNEVLGVFNPGSHGSTFGGNPMACAVSVASLDVLLDEKLADRSLELGEYFMSKLREIDNPMIKEVRGRGLFIGVELHEPARKYCEQLKEEGLLCKETHDTVIRFAPPLVISQEELDWAIDRIKKVLSK; from the coding sequence ATGTCAGTGAATACTCATTCTATTATCGAACAAACAGAAAAATATGGTGCGAAAAACTATCACCCGCTTCCAATCGTCATCTCAGAGGCAGAAGGTGTTTGGGTGAAGGACCCAGAAGGAACTAAGTACATGGATATGTTGAGTGCTTATTCAGCGGTCAACCAGGGCCACCGCCACCCGAAAATCATCCAGGCGCTGAAAGATCAGGCAGATCGCGTGACATTGACTTCGCGTGCATTCCACAACGATCAGCTTGCTCCTTGGTATGAGAAAATATGCAAGCTTACAGGGAAAGACATGGCCCTTCCAATGAATACAGGTGCCGAAGCTGTTGAAACAGCGATTAAAACGGCACGCCGCTGGGCTTATGATGTAAAAGGCGTGGAAGTAAACAAAGCGGAAATCATCGCGTGTAATGGAAACTTCCACGGAAGAACGATGACGGCTGTTTCCCTTTCTTCAGAAGAGGAATACAAGCGTGGATTCGGGCCTATGCTTCCTGGCATCAACCTGATTAATTATGGTGACCTTGATGCGCTAAAAGAAGCGATCACCCCGAATACAGCCGCATTCCTGATCGAACCGATCCAGGGTGAAGCGGGCATCGTCATTCCTCCTGAAGGTTTCTTGAAAGCAGCTTATGAGCTTTGTAAAGAAAATAATGTATTGTTTATCGCTGATGAAATCCAGGCAGGCCTGGCGCGTTCCGGTAAGATGTTTGCATGTGAGTGGGAAGGTGTAGACCCTGATATGTACATCCTTGGAAAAGCACTTGGCGGCGGAGTATTCCCAATCTCTTGTGTGGTTGCAAGCAATGAAGTGCTTGGCGTGTTCAATCCGGGTTCCCATGGTTCCACTTTTGGAGGAAATCCAATGGCTTGTGCGGTGTCAGTCGCTTCCCTTGATGTACTTCTTGATGAAAAGCTTGCTGACCGTTCATTGGAATTGGGAGAATACTTTATGAGTAAACTGCGCGAGATAGATAATCCTATGATTAAGGAAGTCCGCGGAAGAGGATTGTTCATAGGAGTCGAGCTTCATGAGCCGGCACGTAAATATTGCGAACAGTTGAAAGAGGAAGGGCTGCTTTGTAAAGAAACGCATGATACGGTGATCCGTTTCGCTCCTCCACTTGTCATTTCACAGGAAGAACTGGACTGGGCGATCGACCGCATTAAAAAGGTACTCTCAAAATAA
- the pruA gene encoding L-glutamate gamma-semialdehyde dehydrogenase, with the protein MIPYKHEPFTDFSLKENQKAFKEGLKVVESYLGQDYPLIIGGERVMTEDKIVSVNPANKEELIGRVSKADKDLAEKAMNVAYDTFQTWRKVKPETRADILFRASAIVRRRKHEFSALLTKEAGKPWKEADADTAEAIDFMEYYGRQMLRIKDGFPVESRPGEYNQFNYIPLGVGVVISPWNFAFAIMAGTAVAAIVSGNTVLLKPASTTSVVAAKFIEVLEEAGLPAGVINYVPGSGAEVGDYLVDHPKTRFISFTGSREVGTRIYERAAIVHKGQKWLKRVIAEMGGKDTIVVDSEGDLELAAQSIVASAFGFSGQKCSACSRAVIVEDVYDRVLERAVELTKELTVGDPVDQDNFMGPVIDQASFDKIMSYVEIGKEEGKLMIGGEGDNSKGFFVKPTIFADVGSDARLMQEEIFGPVVAFSKAKDFDHALEIANNTDYGLTGAVITNNRAKIEQAREDFHVGNLYFNRGCTGAIVGYQPFGGFNMSGTDSKAGGPDYLLLHMQAKTTSETL; encoded by the coding sequence ATGATTCCTTACAAGCACGAACCATTCACGGATTTCTCACTAAAAGAAAATCAGAAGGCATTCAAAGAAGGTTTAAAAGTAGTAGAAAGTTACCTGGGGCAGGATTATCCGTTGATTATCGGCGGTGAGCGTGTGATGACTGAAGATAAGATTGTTTCCGTTAACCCGGCTAACAAGGAAGAACTTATAGGACGCGTTTCAAAAGCTGACAAAGATCTTGCCGAAAAAGCAATGAATGTTGCCTATGATACGTTCCAAACCTGGCGCAAAGTGAAACCTGAAACACGTGCAGACATCCTGTTCCGTGCTTCTGCCATAGTTCGTCGCCGTAAGCATGAATTTTCTGCTTTATTAACGAAGGAAGCCGGTAAACCATGGAAGGAAGCGGATGCTGATACAGCAGAAGCAATCGACTTCATGGAGTACTACGGGCGTCAAATGCTTCGAATCAAAGATGGGTTCCCTGTAGAAAGCCGTCCTGGTGAATACAACCAGTTCAATTATATTCCGCTTGGAGTTGGCGTAGTCATCTCTCCTTGGAACTTTGCGTTTGCGATCATGGCGGGTACAGCTGTAGCTGCAATCGTATCAGGTAATACCGTCCTTCTTAAACCAGCTTCAACGACATCTGTCGTGGCAGCTAAATTCATCGAAGTGTTAGAAGAAGCAGGGCTTCCTGCAGGTGTTATCAACTACGTTCCTGGAAGCGGTGCTGAAGTGGGTGACTACTTAGTTGATCATCCGAAGACACGCTTTATTTCATTCACGGGTTCACGCGAAGTAGGGACGCGCATATACGAAAGAGCTGCGATTGTCCATAAAGGCCAAAAATGGCTGAAGCGTGTAATCGCAGAAATGGGCGGTAAAGATACAATCGTTGTAGACAGCGAAGGAGATCTGGAGCTTGCAGCACAATCAATCGTTGCTTCTGCATTTGGATTCTCAGGTCAAAAATGTTCTGCCTGCTCACGTGCAGTCATCGTAGAAGATGTATACGACAGAGTGCTTGAGCGTGCAGTTGAATTAACGAAAGAATTAACGGTTGGTGATCCAGTTGACCAGGATAACTTCATGGGTCCAGTGATCGACCAGGCGTCATTTGATAAGATTATGAGCTATGTTGAAATAGGCAAAGAAGAAGGCAAGCTGATGATCGGCGGAGAAGGAGACAATTCCAAAGGATTCTTCGTGAAACCTACGATCTTTGCAGACGTTGGTTCTGATGCGCGCCTGATGCAGGAAGAAATCTTCGGACCTGTTGTCGCATTCTCCAAAGCGAAAGATTTCGATCACGCGCTTGAGATTGCAAACAACACAGACTATGGTTTGACTGGTGCGGTCATCACAAATAACCGTGCGAAGATCGAACAGGCTCGTGAAGATTTCCACGTTGGTAACCTTTACTTCAACAGGGGTTGTACGGGAGCAATCGTTGGATACCAGCCATTCGGCGGATTCAACATGTCAGGTACCGACTCAAAAGCCGGCGGACCGGACTACCTGCTGCTTCATATGCAGGCGAAAACAACTTCAGAAACACTATAA
- a CDS encoding Glu/Leu/Phe/Val dehydrogenase, whose amino-acid sequence MGENLNLFTSTQHVISDALSKLGYSEEMYELLKEPIRMLTVRIPVRMDDGSIKVFTGYRAQHNDAVGPTKGGVRFHPEVDEEEVKALSMWMSLKCGIVDLPYGGGKGGIICDPRTMSFTELEKLSRGYVRAISQIVGPTKDIPAPDVYTNSQIMAWMMDEYSRLRENDSPGFITGKPIVLGGSQGREKATAQGVTICIEQAAKKRGIDIKGARVVIQGFGNAGSFLAKFMHDAGAKVIAISDAHGALHDPAGLDIDYLLDRRDSFGTVTTLFENTITNKELLELECDILVPAAISNQITEKNVHDIKASIVVEAANGPTTLEATRILSERGILLVPDVLASAGGVTVSYFEWVQNNQGYYWSEEEVNEKLEAKLIDAFNNVYETSQNRRVNMRLAAYMVGARKMAEASRFRGWV is encoded by the coding sequence ATGGGAGAAAACCTTAATCTGTTTACTTCTACACAGCATGTCATTAGCGATGCTTTATCGAAGCTCGGATATTCCGAAGAAATGTATGAACTTCTGAAAGAGCCGATCCGCATGTTGACGGTCCGGATTCCAGTGCGAATGGATGACGGCAGCATCAAAGTGTTTACCGGTTACCGTGCTCAGCATAACGATGCAGTCGGTCCTACTAAGGGAGGCGTTCGTTTTCACCCCGAAGTGGATGAAGAAGAAGTAAAAGCCTTGTCCATGTGGATGAGTTTAAAATGCGGCATCGTCGACCTGCCTTATGGCGGCGGAAAAGGCGGGATCATCTGTGATCCCCGTACGATGTCTTTTACTGAACTTGAAAAATTAAGCCGGGGATATGTGCGGGCGATCAGCCAGATCGTAGGTCCTACCAAGGATATTCCTGCACCTGACGTTTATACGAACTCGCAGATCATGGCGTGGATGATGGATGAGTACAGCCGGCTTCGTGAAAATGATTCACCTGGCTTCATCACGGGGAAACCAATCGTGCTTGGCGGTTCTCAGGGACGTGAAAAGGCAACGGCTCAAGGGGTAACCATCTGTATCGAGCAAGCTGCGAAAAAACGCGGCATTGATATCAAAGGTGCACGTGTCGTGATCCAGGGATTCGGAAACGCAGGCAGCTTCCTGGCGAAGTTCATGCATGACGCCGGTGCAAAAGTGATTGCCATTTCTGATGCTCACGGTGCACTGCACGATCCAGCAGGACTTGATATTGATTATCTATTGGATCGACGTGACAGTTTCGGAACCGTAACGACATTATTCGAAAATACGATCACGAACAAGGAACTGCTGGAACTTGAATGTGATATCCTGGTACCGGCAGCGATCTCAAATCAAATCACTGAAAAAAATGTTCATGATATCAAAGCATCCATTGTGGTAGAAGCTGCAAATGGCCCGACTACTCTTGAAGCGACACGCATCCTTTCCGAAAGAGGGATCCTGCTGGTTCCCGATGTACTGGCAAGTGCAGGGGGAGTAACGGTATCCTACTTTGAATGGGTTCAGAACAACCAAGGGTACTACTGGTCAGAAGAAGAAGTAAACGAGAAGCTTGAAGCTAAACTTATTGATGCTTTCAACAATGTATATGAAACATCTCAGAACCGCCGGGTCAATATGCGTCTAGCCGCATACATGGTCGGCGCTCGCAAAATGGCAGAGGCGTCAAGATTCAGAGGTTGGGTATAA
- a CDS encoding MEDS domain-containing protein: MKDQILNLNTCAHVLYSYENGESYIKNVIVYISEGIKSGDSVILIENERNIKIIFKQLKSRLTDDQLEKVHAISNFEFYLTRGSYHPPAVYEQLTKTITPYIENGIPFRSWANVEWGSLDDPSQIIDWFEKETDRAVLQYKLKVVCAYGKEKMPAEMQSILEKSHPHIMTDDNLMKSNTYDPSHMLVKKGD, translated from the coding sequence ATGAAAGACCAAATATTGAATCTAAATACATGTGCTCATGTCCTGTACTCTTATGAAAATGGGGAATCTTATATAAAAAATGTTATTGTTTACATTAGCGAAGGAATCAAAAGTGGAGATTCAGTTATTCTTATTGAGAATGAAAGAAACATAAAGATTATATTCAAACAATTAAAGAGTCGCTTGACTGATGATCAATTAGAAAAAGTTCACGCAATCAGTAACTTTGAATTCTACCTTACAAGGGGGAGCTACCATCCACCTGCCGTTTACGAACAATTGACCAAAACGATCACTCCCTATATAGAGAACGGTATTCCCTTTCGTTCCTGGGCTAACGTGGAATGGGGGTCGCTGGATGATCCCTCTCAAATCATAGACTGGTTTGAAAAAGAAACGGATAGAGCGGTACTCCAGTATAAACTGAAAGTGGTTTGTGCATATGGTAAGGAGAAAATGCCTGCAGAGATGCAGTCCATCCTGGAAAAAAGCCATCCTCATATCATGACGGATGATAACCTGATGAAATCAAATACATACGACCCTTCACATATGTTGGTTAAAAAAGGCGATTGA
- a CDS encoding MEDS domain-containing protein produces the protein MEEEINGLLKTKPCTHILYCYHNMDMYIKKVTAYLVDGVNAGEMVILIESEKNLKTMAARLKVELTDDQLKQVHMISNFDFYLSSGSYHPPAIYEQLMKIYTPYFNGDAPFRTWTNVEWGELENPSHIVDWFEKETDKLVNEQQLNLVCAYDADKMPPDMQAILEQSHPHIMRDEDLIESTIYNKVKL, from the coding sequence ATGGAAGAAGAGATAAATGGTCTTTTAAAAACAAAACCATGCACACACATCCTTTACTGTTACCACAACATGGATATGTATATCAAAAAGGTGACTGCCTACCTTGTGGATGGGGTGAACGCAGGGGAAATGGTCATTCTTATCGAGAGTGAAAAAAACCTGAAGACTATGGCCGCACGATTGAAAGTTGAGCTGACGGATGATCAATTAAAACAAGTCCACATGATCAGTAATTTCGATTTTTACCTATCAAGCGGAAGCTATCATCCGCCTGCCATCTATGAGCAATTGATGAAGATCTACACGCCTTATTTCAACGGGGATGCCCCGTTTAGAACCTGGACAAACGTAGAGTGGGGGGAACTGGAAAACCCTTCTCATATCGTGGATTGGTTCGAAAAAGAAACGGATAAATTGGTTAATGAACAACAACTGAATCTCGTATGTGCATATGATGCAGATAAAATGCCACCGGATATGCAGGCGATTTTAGAGCAAAGCCATCCTCATATCATGAGGGATGAGGATCTTATTGAATCGACAATATACAACAAAGTCAAGCTGTAA
- a CDS encoding catalase: MDRKKLTTNQGAPIGDNQNSMTAGGRGPSLLEDYQLIEKLAHFDRERVPERVVHARGAGAHGVFITKNSMKKYTKAKFLQETGTETQVFARFSTVIHGQHSPETLRDPRGFAVKFYTEEGNWDLVGNNLPVFFIRDAMKFPDMVHSLKPDPRTNIQDGERYWDFMSLSPESTNMIIHLFTDEGIPANYRQMRGSSVHAFKWVNEAGNTVYVKLNWKTKQGMVNLSAEEAAEIQAHDFNHASRDLYEAIENGDYPEWDLYVQVLDPMDMDSFGFDPLDATKDWPEEEIPSHFVGTMILNKNPENVFAETESVGFNPGVLVNGMLPSEDKLLQGRLFSYSDTQRYRIGANYQQLPINCPFAQVNNYQRDGSMPFKQQSSPINYEPNSYDGEPEEVEGYTEVNQQMTGERGRQKIEKTDDFGQAGRVYRSYSPEVKAQLVKNLTAELSAVSERIALRAICNFYRADEELGMKVAEGVGVDLTPYLQYVK, translated from the coding sequence ATGGATAGAAAGAAATTGACGACTAATCAAGGGGCGCCAATCGGTGATAATCAAAACTCGATGACAGCCGGAGGCAGAGGTCCGTCGCTGCTAGAAGATTATCAACTCATAGAAAAGCTGGCCCATTTTGACAGGGAGAGGGTCCCTGAAAGAGTCGTTCACGCAAGAGGAGCCGGGGCTCATGGGGTATTCATCACAAAAAATAGCATGAAGAAATATACGAAAGCGAAATTTCTCCAAGAAACTGGTACAGAGACACAGGTGTTTGCACGTTTTTCGACGGTCATTCATGGACAGCATTCCCCTGAAACATTAAGGGATCCACGTGGATTTGCCGTTAAATTTTACACGGAAGAAGGAAATTGGGACTTGGTAGGGAACAACCTGCCTGTATTCTTTATCCGCGATGCCATGAAGTTTCCGGATATGGTCCATTCCTTAAAGCCTGATCCGCGTACAAATATCCAGGACGGGGAGCGATATTGGGATTTCATGTCCTTGTCACCGGAATCGACCAATATGATCATCCACCTCTTCACGGACGAAGGAATTCCTGCTAACTACCGTCAGATGCGCGGTTCGAGTGTCCACGCCTTCAAGTGGGTGAACGAAGCAGGAAATACCGTCTATGTTAAATTGAACTGGAAGACAAAACAGGGTATGGTGAATCTGTCTGCCGAGGAAGCGGCGGAAATCCAGGCTCATGACTTCAACCATGCAAGCCGTGATTTATACGAAGCGATTGAAAATGGCGATTATCCAGAATGGGATCTTTATGTTCAAGTTTTGGATCCAATGGATATGGATTCATTCGGTTTCGACCCGCTGGATGCAACAAAGGATTGGCCGGAAGAAGAAATTCCATCCCATTTCGTCGGCACGATGATCTTGAATAAAAACCCTGAAAACGTGTTTGCTGAAACTGAATCTGTCGGTTTTAACCCAGGAGTATTAGTGAACGGGATGCTTCCATCAGAAGATAAGCTGCTTCAAGGGCGATTATTCTCTTATTCCGATACGCAGCGCTACCGCATCGGGGCGAACTATCAGCAGCTGCCGATCAACTGCCCGTTTGCACAAGTCAATAACTATCAAAGAGACGGTTCGATGCCGTTCAAGCAGCAATCAAGTCCGATCAATTACGAACCGAACAGCTACGACGGTGAACCGGAGGAAGTGGAAGGCTACACGGAAGTGAACCAGCAGATGACGGGTGAAAGAGGCCGGCAAAAAATCGAGAAAACGGATGATTTCGGTCAGGCGGGACGTGTGTACAGAAGCTATTCTCCTGAAGTGAAGGCCCAGCTTGTGAAAAACCTTACGGCGGAGTTGAGCGCTGTAAGTGAACGAATCGCTCTTCGTGCGATTTGTAACTTCTATCGTGCAGATGAGGAGCTTGGGATGAAGGTTGCAGAGGGAGTGGGAGTGGATTTGACTCCGTACTTGCAGTATGTGAAATAG
- a CDS encoding sigma-54-dependent Fis family transcriptional regulator, whose translation MQEFEKRLYMYEKAAEHLESGVHVIDSRGKTIIYNRKMREIEGMEIEDVLDKNLLDVFQFHSEEESTLLQVLKTKEPALNVKQTYFNINGIEITTINDTFPIFHDEVLIGAIEIARDVTMLEKMMRENLHKRTNSLYTFDSIVGGNIRLQEAVETGKRATRTSSPVLICGEAGSGKELFAQSIHNGSSRSDRPFIAQNCASLPEDMMESLLFEGSDNAAGRYETENHQTLFQQAEGGTLLLDEINSLTTSLQQKLLNLLEGGTDLPYDVRVIATVNEDPIDAIAEGRLLKDLYYRLSVVSIFIPSLRDRKEDIKELISFFINQFNHHFAMNIRGLTDEVKYIFLKYDWPGNVREMEHVIEGAFNLAGFEELIDFNHLPIGFRQRLHHGSSSQESQEESDFLYQTGSDIKPLEMFVEEAETYYIQKALKHHEYNITQTAKSLGMSRQNLQYRIRKYGIERGAGY comes from the coding sequence ATGCAGGAATTCGAAAAACGATTATATATGTATGAAAAAGCCGCCGAACATCTCGAATCAGGTGTCCATGTCATCGACTCAAGGGGCAAAACCATCATCTACAACCGCAAAATGCGTGAAATTGAAGGTATGGAAATCGAAGACGTGCTCGACAAAAACCTTCTCGATGTATTTCAATTCCACTCCGAAGAAGAAAGCACACTTCTTCAAGTCTTGAAAACCAAGGAACCTGCGCTCAACGTTAAACAAACCTACTTTAATATAAACGGAATTGAAATCACGACGATTAATGATACCTTCCCTATTTTTCATGATGAAGTGCTGATCGGCGCAATCGAAATTGCACGTGATGTCACGATGCTTGAGAAGATGATGCGTGAAAATCTGCACAAACGTACGAACAGTCTCTATACGTTCGACAGTATCGTGGGCGGAAACATCCGTCTGCAGGAAGCGGTCGAAACCGGGAAAAGAGCCACAAGGACCTCTTCCCCTGTCTTGATCTGCGGAGAAGCAGGCTCTGGAAAGGAGCTGTTCGCCCAAAGCATCCACAACGGCAGCTCCCGTTCCGACCGTCCGTTCATCGCCCAAAACTGCGCTTCCTTACCGGAGGACATGATGGAAAGCCTTCTTTTTGAAGGAAGTGACAATGCAGCGGGCAGGTATGAAACAGAGAATCATCAAACCCTGTTCCAGCAGGCAGAGGGCGGTACATTGCTGCTCGATGAAATCAACTCATTAACCACTTCCCTTCAGCAAAAGCTGTTAAACCTCCTGGAGGGAGGAACGGACCTCCCATATGATGTCCGCGTGATTGCAACGGTGAACGAAGATCCGATCGACGCGATTGCTGAAGGGCGTCTCTTAAAAGATTTATATTACCGTTTGAGTGTCGTGTCCATCTTCATCCCCTCGCTTCGGGACCGGAAAGAAGATATAAAAGAGCTGATTTCCTTTTTCATCAATCAGTTCAATCATCACTTTGCCATGAATATCAGGGGGCTGACTGATGAAGTCAAATATATTTTTCTAAAATATGATTGGCCGGGCAATGTGAGGGAAATGGAGCATGTAATAGAAGGGGCGTTCAACCTGGCCGGCTTTGAAGAATTGATCGATTTCAATCATCTGCCGATCGGCTTCAGGCAGCGCCTTCATCATGGCTCTTCCAGCCAGGAATCCCAAGAGGAGTCAGACTTCCTTTATCAGACAGGAAGCGACATCAAACCGCTGGAGATGTTTGTTGAAGAAGCAGAAACCTATTATATCCAAAAAGCATTGAAACATCATGAATACAATATTACCCAGACTGCAAAATCCCTTGGCATGAGCCGTCAGAATCTGCAGTATCGGATCAGGAAGTATGGAATTGAGCGCGGTGCTGGGTATTGA
- the adh gene encoding aldehyde dehydrogenase: MLYNNPNTEGSLVQFKDKYDNFIGGEFIAPANGEYFENVSPVTGKVFTKIARSNEADVEKALDAAHAAKDAWGKTSVAERASILNKIADRMEENLEMLAVAETWDNGKPVRETLAADLPLAIDHFRYFAGCIRGQEGTLGEIDNDTVSYHFHEPIGVVAQIIPWNFPILMAVWKIAPALAAGNCVVLKPAEQTPASIMVLVELIQDLLPKGVLNVVQGFGVEAGKPLAQSKRVGKVAFTGETTTGRLIMQYASQNIIPVTLELGGKSPNIFFEDVMNEDDDFLDKAVEGFVMFALNQGEVCTCPSRALIQESIYDKFMERAIERVKQIKQGNPLDTETMLGAQASEEQLDKILSYIEIGKQEGAECLIGGEQNKLEGDHESGYYVKPTVFKGDNSMRIFQEEIFGPVVSVTTFKTKEEALEIANDTLYGLGAGVWTRDMNTAYRFGREIQAGRVWTNCYHAYPAHAAFGGYKMSGIGRETHKMMLSHYQQTKNLLVSYSPKKLGFF; this comes from the coding sequence ATGCTTTATAATAATCCGAATACAGAAGGTTCACTGGTTCAATTCAAAGACAAATATGATAACTTCATCGGCGGGGAATTTATTGCGCCGGCAAATGGTGAGTACTTCGAAAATGTATCACCTGTAACAGGGAAAGTATTTACGAAAATCGCCCGCTCAAATGAAGCGGATGTGGAAAAGGCACTGGATGCTGCACATGCAGCGAAGGATGCTTGGGGGAAAACATCTGTAGCTGAGAGAGCGTCCATTCTGAATAAAATAGCTGACCGCATGGAAGAAAACCTTGAAATGCTTGCAGTAGCAGAAACGTGGGATAATGGTAAGCCGGTACGCGAAACGCTTGCTGCTGATCTGCCGCTGGCAATCGACCACTTCCGCTATTTCGCGGGTTGCATAAGAGGGCAGGAAGGGACGCTTGGAGAAATCGATAATGATACGGTTTCTTATCATTTCCATGAGCCGATCGGGGTTGTCGCCCAGATCATTCCTTGGAATTTCCCGATTTTGATGGCTGTATGGAAGATAGCTCCTGCGCTTGCTGCAGGGAACTGTGTGGTTTTGAAGCCTGCTGAGCAGACTCCGGCCTCCATCATGGTTCTTGTTGAACTGATTCAAGACCTGCTTCCTAAGGGCGTGTTGAACGTGGTTCAAGGTTTCGGAGTAGAAGCAGGGAAGCCCCTTGCCCAGAGTAAACGTGTCGGCAAAGTTGCCTTCACTGGTGAAACGACGACTGGGCGCTTAATCATGCAATACGCTTCTCAAAATATCATTCCGGTGACCCTTGAGCTTGGCGGGAAATCACCGAATATCTTCTTTGAGGATGTCATGAATGAAGATGATGATTTCCTTGATAAAGCGGTGGAAGGTTTCGTCATGTTCGCCCTTAACCAAGGGGAAGTATGTACATGTCCTTCAAGAGCGCTGATCCAGGAATCCATTTACGACAAATTCATGGAAAGAGCGATCGAGCGCGTGAAACAAATCAAGCAGGGCAACCCGCTGGATACGGAAACAATGCTTGGGGCGCAGGCGTCAGAAGAGCAGCTGGATAAGATCCTTTCTTATATCGAAATCGGTAAACAAGAAGGAGCGGAGTGTCTGATCGGCGGGGAGCAAAATAAATTGGAAGGTGACCACGAATCTGGTTACTATGTTAAACCGACTGTATTTAAAGGCGACAACTCCATGCGTATCTTCCAGGAAGAAATCTTTGGACCAGTTGTTTCTGTCACAACATTCAAAACGAAGGAAGAAGCACTTGAAATTGCCAACGATACCCTATATGGACTTGGAGCGGGTGTATGGACACGTGATATGAACACGGCGTACCGTTTCGGACGTGAAATCCAGGCTGGACGCGTTTGGACGAACTGCTACCATGCATACCCTGCGCATGCAGCGTTCGGCGGCTACAAAATGTCGGGTATCGGCCGTGAAACGCATAAGATGATGCTTTCCCACTACCAGCAAACGAAGAACCTTCTTGTAAGCTACAGCCCTAAGAAGTTAGGATTCTTCTAA
- a CDS encoding DUF779 domain-containing protein produces MENRLEATEQALQLIEKLKSKHGPLLFHQSGGCCDGSSPMCLSQDDLIIGDSDVLVGTAADCPFYMNSQQYEYWKHFKIILDVKPGRGGVFSLESTEGLRFITDSELIKS; encoded by the coding sequence ATGGAAAATAGACTGGAGGCGACAGAGCAGGCCCTTCAATTGATTGAAAAGCTTAAGAGCAAGCATGGACCACTGCTTTTTCATCAATCAGGAGGATGTTGTGATGGAAGTTCCCCGATGTGTTTGAGCCAGGATGATTTAATCATAGGTGACAGCGACGTGTTAGTGGGTACTGCAGCCGATTGTCCTTTCTATATGAATTCACAGCAATATGAGTATTGGAAGCACTTCAAGATCATATTGGACGTGAAACCCGGAAGAGGAGGCGTCTTCTCTTTGGAATCCACTGAAGGATTGAGGTTCATCACGGATTCCGAGTTGATCAAGTCTTAG
- the yugI gene encoding S1 domain-containing post-transcriptional regulator GSP13, with the protein MTTKFETGSVVTGKVTGIQPYGAFVALDEETQGLVHISEITHGFVKDVSEHLSVGDEVKVKVLSVDEAAGKISLSIRATEEAPAQQAKPAAAKKPRRQGSVKPAAEETTPAGFNTLKDKLEEWIEQSEREDLIKK; encoded by the coding sequence ATGACTACAAAATTCGAAACAGGATCTGTCGTAACAGGTAAAGTTACAGGCATCCAGCCATACGGAGCATTTGTTGCATTAGACGAAGAAACACAAGGACTTGTTCACATCTCTGAAATCACACACGGATTTGTTAAAGATGTCAGCGAGCACCTTTCAGTAGGCGACGAAGTAAAGGTTAAAGTATTATCAGTGGACGAAGCAGCTGGTAAAATCAGCCTTTCAATCCGTGCTACAGAAGAAGCTCCTGCACAACAAGCTAAGCCTGCAGCAGCGAAAAAACCTCGCCGTCAAGGAAGTGTAAAGCCGGCTGCTGAAGAAACAACTCCAGCAGGCTTCAACACACTTAAAGACAAGCTTGAAGAGTGGATCGAGCAATCTGAACGTGAAGATCTAATCAAGAAGTAA